The following nucleotide sequence is from Lonchura striata isolate bLonStr1 chromosome 17, bLonStr1.mat, whole genome shotgun sequence.
GGCACCCTTGGCTTGTTTATGGCTCATGGCATTGATGTTGCACCCCTGCCTTTTGCAGTTTCATGATCACCTAATCAGCCCCAAGGAATTTGTCCACCTGGCAGGCAAGTCGACCTTGAAAGATTGGAAGCGGGCGATCCGGATGAACGGGATCATGCTCCGGTTAGTGCCTTCCTTTGTGTCTCTGGACACTTCTTTCTGGGGGATTGTGGGGTGGAACAGAACCTTTGCAATGGCAGTTTTGCTGCTGAGGGAGAAAATGAACCACTATAAACATTTGTCTTAATGACAGCCGGGTCCCAAATGTGGTCAGTCCAATGGCTTTGTTCTGTCCTTGTGCCTAGAGAATAATCTGGGGCAAGAAATACTTCTCTGGCCCTTTCAGGGCTTGAACCACACTGAGTTTCCAGCTGGTGTAGGGACATTGGAAATTTTAATGGCTGTTGGTGGTTGGGCCATGGTGTCTGTGGATTCTCAGCATGACTCACCAAATGAAATCAGTCTGGTCATCACCAATGCTCTGGTTGCAGCACTCCTGCTTGACATCGCTTCTAAATAAGTCCttggcaaaaaagaaaaaaaatagcttctTTATTGCAAACATTTCTCTTCTCTAGTATTAACTACAGTAATTCAATTCCTCTATGGTCCTTCTGAACACCAGCCTGAGACTGTGATTTAATTAAAGTCTTTCTCTGCCTTTGGGCAGGATAAAAAAGAATCACCTCTTTCCCCAGGAATTGTCAGTGGTTTTGTGCTCTTTTCACAGTGTGACATTGCCTTTCCCTGTATTATTCTGCTTCAATGCAGGCATCTCCTGTATTCCTTTTAAGCAGCTTTTGCTCCACATAAATTTTGCATAATAGGTTTAGGCTTCGTCAAGGCAGGGCtttgagagggagaaaaaagtttCAGGGGAATGTCTGAGGGCAAACCCAGCAGCCCATGGGAGCAAATCTCAGGAAGCTTAGGTGGTTGTTGGCCAGCAAGACTTGGGGATGTTTTGGAGATAATGTTCTTGGTTTGGAAGATCCCATGTTCCAGTTTTGCCACTCCCTTTGAATGAGATGAGAAACCTGATTTTAGTTTATAAATATGGTTATGTCCTATCTCCTTTCGAGCTATAGAGTCAAAAAGGCAAGAAAGAAGCTCCCTGAACTAGACTTCTGCTGATCCTTTGTTTGGAAGCTGTAGCTTTGGATGGGATGTGCTGGTGGCACCAGATAGGAGCTCtctcttccccttccttcttcaAGAAATGAGTTAAATCAGTCCCAGTAAGGGCTCCTGTTGGATCTGCCTGCTCTCCTGGTGTTTTGGGACTCAGAAGTTTCGGGTGAAGGCTGCCAGGAGCAATCTTGGAGCTCTTAGCTGTTGCTGATGTGCCTGTCCTTGTGCTTGCTCCCTGTCTTTCAGGAAGATTATGGACTCAGGAGAGCTGGATTTTTATCAGCACACAAAGGTCTGTTCCAACACCTGCCGGAGCACCAAAATTGACCTGACAGGAGCCAGGGTGTCCCTGACCAGCCAGACATCAACAGAGTACATCCCTCTGACTCCTGCCTCTGCTGATGGTATGTGCAGCCATTCCTCACCCTCAGCAGGGCCTTGACACATCAAAGCTCACCAGTGCCACATAACCAAGGTCCCTgaggctgccccatccctggaagtgtccaaggccaggctggacagcacttggagcaatctggtctagtggaacatgtccctgcccatggcagggggttggaatgagatgaactTTGAGGTctcatccaacccaaaccattctctgattttaTGAATTTGACCTATAATTACAGGCAACTGTTTCATCAGAAAGCGTTCTAATTTCCAAATAATTCTGTATTTAACTCCTTTTGCTCCTGAGCATTAAGAACAGCCCTGGCCTCACACCCCAAGCTCCTGGTGGTGTCTCTGGGACAGGATAAGCCCCTTGGCTGGTTCTGCAGAGCACCCATCCACCACATGCTGGTATAGTGGTGAGGAAGCTgatgcacagcccagcccactCCAAGAACCCGTGTTAAACATGAGCTCACCAATGGGAGATGTTTGCtagctgctgggctgtgctgaaaTAACCAGAGCCCTGAAAGCTGTGGAGTAAAGCAGCAGAGGGACTGGATTTAATGGCTGCAACTGAGCGTTCCAaaggctctgcacagctctgtggggcTCTGGCCAGATTCCCATCCATCCTGCTCCTGCGCACGGCGTGAATGACGCCTGTTCCCCGGCTCTATGGTAACAAAACTGCTGAGATttggcagagctggagggaaAGAGGGATCCCCCCTGCATTCCTGTGCAGTGGGGGGCTGCTCTTCCCTTGAAGGCTTTAGAAATCCTCCAGACAAATGGTGGCTGGATAAAAAGGGCTGCCAAAACAATCAGAGTCTCAATCTGTTTGACTTTTGCCCTGAGCGGTGCTGGTGTATTTTCAGGGGGGAACAGGAGGGAAATGCTGCTCTCAGGCATGTGTTCTTGTGCTGCAAAGGTTGCAGGAGCAATCCCTGGGGATTGCACTTTAATGTAGGAAAAGAAGTAcagctgccacagcagccaCTTGGGTGTCTCTGTTCAGCATTGAGATCTGCATTCAAACAGATGTGATCCTCTGCAATATAAAGGAGAACTCACAGAAATGCAGCAAGGGAGTGCTTCCTTTGGAAACAGCCTGTGAAAATACAGGTTAAAATGAGGAcctgggaatttttttcccttcttttttgcTATTGGTTGCAGTGAACGGATCCCCGGCTACAATAACCATAGAAACATGCGAGGATGCCAGCGATTGGAGCACCAGCATTGGAGGTATGGCTTGGGATCCTGCAGGGCTCCTGTGTGCAGGAGAtgtggggagagagggaagCAGCAGGGTAAGGAGAGGAAGGACCCTCTTACCAGAGCAATCTTGCAAGAGCTTCCACTGGGATTATTCCTTCTCTGCTGATGGAATAGCGCTGTGTTACATCCCACCGGTGTGTGGGCTGGCTGCACAGCCTTGCAATGAAGTGGTTTCCAAGCACCAACACATCAAAGCCCAGGCCAAATGTGgctccagggaaaaaaattcttctcagAGAGGTCATTAAATCATTCTCCTTGGTGCTACTGGGGTagcaagaggacacagtctcaagctatgtcagggaaggtataggttggatattaggaaaaaatacttcacctaaagaataataaagtactggaattgtcttcccagggaggtggtagaatcatcatctctggatgtgtttaaaaaaagactggacatgacacttggtgctatagtctagttgaggtgttagggcataggttggacttgatgatcttagaggtctcttccaacctcattattctgtgattctgtgatactgGCTGTAGCAAAGTGTCCTGTTGGTGTGGGACAAGGGTGGGAAGAGCGTATCCTCATTTGTGTCCATGCTCTGGGTGGGCTTTGCCCCAGCCCTGTGACCTCAGGggtctctcccagcccagcaggactgcACCCCTACAGGGGTATCCACAGGGAACCCATAGCAGATTACCATTAAACCCTGCTGAGGATTTTGAAGTTCTCCCttgcttcctctttctccagATGACACCTTTGCTTTTTGGCAAGGTCTGAAGGACAGTGGTCTCTTGGAAGAAGTGATCCATGAGTtccaccaggagctggtggagatTATGAAGGGCTTGCAGCAGCGAGCACAGGATCCCCCGCTGCAGCTTGGGGGTAAGGACCTGGACACGGGTGGTCAGTTATCTTGGGAGAGGGGcttgtggatttttttatccTTAGGGATATCTGTATGGCACACATAGCTCATCATGAAAAAATCTAATTTCTGGCTGATTGGTGAGGTTGGGCTTGAGGATAATTTAGGTGACCTCAGTTTTCCAATTCCCCATGCCTGGGGCTTCCTCTCTCTGGCATTGGGTCTGGACAAATGCTTGGCTTGGGAATTGAGGTGGAATTTAGGCAATTGGAATAACGATGCAACAAGCAGCTACTGTGCCAGCAGATTGCTTATCACCCCTGCTAGGCAAGAGAGGACTGTTTACACGACCAGTGACCTCTTGCCCTTTCTCATGGCTTCtgccttctcctcttccccagccCCTTGCATTAACCTCCCACAGATTTTGGCTCAGCTGGACATGTTTGTTGTGTGGCTTTTGCCAAGCCACAAATAGTTTACACAGGGAGTTTTGCTTCCTCAAAGATTCTGTGTCTTGTTTTTAAGATGCTGTTTTACTCAACAACGTAGTCCAGAACTTTGGGATGCTGGATCTGGTCAAGAAGGTCCTGGCCAGCCACAAGTGCCAGATGGATCGCTCGAGGGAGCAGTACACGCGGGATTTGGCAGGTATGCCCTGGACCCAGCAGTGTGGCACCGGGCATCGCTGCCAGCGCCTTCTCTTTTGGGCTGAGAAAGTGGGGGTTGTGTTGAAGCCAGTGGTTTTAAACCAGCCACACCAGGCCTTGCCACAGACCTCTGGGAAGCTTGTCCAGGATCCAGGCTGAGTCAAACCTCTTCTCtctccagctctggagcagcagtgtGACGAGCACCGCAAGCGAGCGAAGGAGCTGAAGCACAAATCGCAGCATCTCAACAACGTCCTGATGACCCTCACGCCCGTCTCTGTTCCCACGCCTCTGAAACGCCCCAGGCTGACCAGGGCCACCTCTGGACCAGCTGCCATCACCTCCCAAGTCCTgtcccagccagcacagctcactGTCACCCCCGGCGTGCCAGTGTCCCAGATTGCCAATCTCCCTCTTGGCAAAGTGGTCTCGGCCCTCCCTCCTTCGGTGCTGGGGaagagcccggcccagccccccGCTGCCAGCTCCCCGGCCTCCCCTCTGCTGGGGGGGTACACGGTGCTGGCCTCTGCCGGCTCCACCTTCCCCGGCACGGTGGAGATCCACCCGGACGCTTCCAACCTGACGGTGCTGAGCACGGCTGCGGTCCAGGACGGCAGCACGGTG
It contains:
- the GMEB2 gene encoding glucocorticoid modulatory element-binding protein 2 isoform X1 — encoded protein: MATPDVSVHMEEVVVVTTPDGAMDGGGMEEVKTVLVTTNLSQHGGDINEDTLETENAAAAAAAAFTASTDLKEAVLEVKMAEDEDSLEAEIVYPITCGDSKANLIWRKFVCPGINVKCVQFHDHLISPKEFVHLAGKSTLKDWKRAIRMNGIMLRKIMDSGELDFYQHTKVCSNTCRSTKIDLTGARVSLTSQTSTEYIPLTPASADVNGSPATITIETCEDASDWSTSIGDDTFAFWQGLKDSGLLEEVIHEFHQELVEIMKGLQQRAQDPPLQLGDAVLLNNVVQNFGMLDLVKKVLASHKCQMDRSREQYTRDLAALEQQCDEHRKRAKELKHKSQHLNNVLMTLTPVSVPTPLKRPRLTRATSGPAAITSQVLSQPAQLTVTPGVPVSQIANLPLGKVVSALPPSVLGKSPAQPPAASSPASPLLGGYTVLASAGSTFPGTVEIHPDASNLTVLSTAAVQDGSTVVKVVSPFQLLTLPGLGTTIQNVTQIAPSGSTVVTVPSGATEAAGDEHAAAAIEVTAVADEAEQK
- the GMEB2 gene encoding glucocorticoid modulatory element-binding protein 2 isoform X2, coding for MATPDVSVHMEEVVVVTTPDGAMDGGGMEEVKTVLVTTNLSQHGGDINEDTLETENAAAAAAAAFTASTDLKEAVLVKMAEDEDSLEAEIVYPITCGDSKANLIWRKFVCPGINVKCVQFHDHLISPKEFVHLAGKSTLKDWKRAIRMNGIMLRKIMDSGELDFYQHTKVCSNTCRSTKIDLTGARVSLTSQTSTEYIPLTPASADVNGSPATITIETCEDASDWSTSIGDDTFAFWQGLKDSGLLEEVIHEFHQELVEIMKGLQQRAQDPPLQLGDAVLLNNVVQNFGMLDLVKKVLASHKCQMDRSREQYTRDLAALEQQCDEHRKRAKELKHKSQHLNNVLMTLTPVSVPTPLKRPRLTRATSGPAAITSQVLSQPAQLTVTPGVPVSQIANLPLGKVVSALPPSVLGKSPAQPPAASSPASPLLGGYTVLASAGSTFPGTVEIHPDASNLTVLSTAAVQDGSTVVKVVSPFQLLTLPGLGTTIQNVTQIAPSGSTVVTVPSGATEAAGDEHAAAAIEVTAVADEAEQK